One stretch of Arachis duranensis cultivar V14167 chromosome 1, aradu.V14167.gnm2.J7QH, whole genome shotgun sequence DNA includes these proteins:
- the LOC107458435 gene encoding replication protein A 70 kDa DNA-binding subunit D-like — MDQNFDSVKDLSLNSEKNWCIKVRILRMWKVPAYEKSYSQPSIELVVIDKDGTRIHCFIRAVHYRLFEPILEEGKVFVVGNFAMDSNTQKYRPTKHSMRIIFKRDTLVSGVDDMDIPIESFDFVATKEILSSVRDDLHLISMHSHVVIIVGLLSAKSELIPFQNRNRKSHYMKIELDDLSGSERLSCTLWENYASDLVNFLDANEATKFIIVLQFAKMKFYNGVMTITNTNYTTRLMVNADLEVVKKFRKRLIRLGSKHSTSVEVIGQVVRHSPSEDFLSLTPYATIHQIKETLEKSTFVTCGTITDIDRDHAWWYKACRHCTQGLEALTDQFYCPKCDVYSSVFAPRLVVPHAVLVRVGDDSDTATFVLFENCAVKFLGLSAAEIRTRLLARVICPYFVYWKFVIYFAANLMASSLQQPGIWKRPFPR; from the exons ATGGATCAGAATTTTGATTCAGTGAAAGACCTTTCTCTCAATTCAGAGAAGAACTGGTGCATTAAAGTGAGAATTTTGCGGATGTGGAAGGTTCCGGCATATGAAAAGAGTTATTCGCAACCTTCAATTGAATTGGTTGTAATTGACAAAGAC GGAACTCGGATCCATTGTTTCATCCGGGCTGTCCATTACCGGCTTTTTGAACCTATCCTTGAGGAGGGAAAGGTGTTTGTTGTGGGCAACTTTGCAATGGACTCAAACACACAGAAATACAGACCCACCAAGCATAGCATGCGGATCATATTTAAGAGGGACACATTGGTCTCTGGTGTTGATGACATGGACATTCCAATTGAATCATTTGATTTCGTGGCAACCAAGGAAATCTTATCATCCGTTAGGGATGACTTACATCTTATAAGTATGCACTCTCATGTTGTCATT ATTGTTGGTTTGCTGTCCGCAAAGAGTGAGTTGATTCCTTTTCAAAATAGAAATCGGAAGTCACATTATATGAAAATCGAGCTTGATGATCTGAG TGGCAGCGAGCGGCTTTCATGCACCTTGTGGGAAAATTATGCGTCTGATTTGGTTAATTTTCTTGATGCCAACGAGGCCACCAAATTTATAATTGTGCTCCAATTTGCCAAGATGAAGTTCTACAATG GTGTTATGACTATAACCAACACAAACTACACCACAAGACTCATGGTTAATGCTGACCTTGAAGTGGTTAAGAAATTCCGCAAAAG GCTGATTCGACTTGGTAGCAAGCACAGCACCAGCGTTGAGGTTATTGGCCAGGTAGTGAGGCATTCTCCATCTGAAGATTTTCTCAGCCTTACCCCATATGCCACCATACATCAAATAAAGGAAACTCTTGAG AAATCAACCTTTGTGACATGTGGAACCATCACTGACATTGACAGAGATCATGCATGGTGGTACAAGGCTTGCAGGCATTGCACACAAGGACTGGAGGCACTTACTGACCAATTTTATTGTCCAAAATGCGATGTTTACTCCTCAGTTTTTGCCCCCAGGTTAGTAGTCCCTCATGCGGTGTTG GTTCGTGTTGGTGACGACTCAGATACCGCAACTTTTGTGCTATTTGAGAATTGTGCGGTAAAGTTCTTAGGACTATCTGCCGCTGAGATCCGCACTAGGCTTCTTGCTAGGGTAATTTGTCCTTACTTTGTTTACTGGAAATTTGTGATATATTTTGCTGCCAACTTAATGGCTTCTTCTCTTCAACAACCAGGGATATGGAAGAGACCATTCCCCAGATAA